TGAACCAAGGGCGTGTCGAGATGGAGAGGTACGAAAGGCATGGGAACCATCCAGGATAAAGATAGGGTCACCGTTTAATCCGTTTGCGGACGCAGGAGCAACCGTCACTGCTCAAAGTGAAGCGTACCGATTCACCGCTTCTGTCGCTTGAAATGCCCAATTCCGGGGTCTAAGAAACCGCAACTTGTTTTTCCCAGGAGGGTTTCATGACAGCGCGCAATCTTTTCCTGCTGCCGGGTGACGGCATCGGTCCCGAAGCCATGGGCGAGGTCCGCAAGATCATCGCCTATATGAACGAGGCGATGAATGCCGGTTTCGTCACCGACGAAGGCCTTGTTGGCGGGTGCGCCTATGATGCGCATGGCGCTGCGATCTCGGAAGCCGACATGCAGAAGGCGATTGCCGCCGATGCCGTTCTGTTCGGCGCCGTCGGCGGTCCGAAATGGGATAGCGTGCCTTATGAAGTGCGCCCGGAAGCCGGCCTGCTGCGCCTGCGCAAGGATCTGCAGCTCTTTGCTAACCTGCGCCCCGCCATTTGCTATCCGGCCCTTGCTGCGGCCTCGTCGCTGAAGCCGGAGCTGGTCGAAGGCCTCGATATCCTGATCATCCGCGAGCTGACGGGCGGCGTCTATTTCGGCGAGCCGAAGGAAATCATCGACCTCGGCAACGGCCAGAAGCGCGGCATCGACACGCAGGTCTACGATACCTACGAGATCGAGCGCATCGCCGGCGTCGCCTTCGAAATGGCCCGCACGCGGCAGAATCGCGTCTGCTCTATGGAAAAGCGCAACGTCATGAAGTCGGGCGTGCTGTGGAACCAGGTGGTGACCGAAACGCATAAGGCGAAATATTCCGACGTCCAGCTCGAACACATGCTGGCCGATGCCGGCGGCATGCAGCTGGTGCGCCAGCCCAAACAATTCGACGTCATCGTCACCGACAACCTCTTCGGCGATATGCTCTCCGACGTCGCCGCCATGCTGACCGGCTCGCTCGGCATGCTGCCATCGGCCTCGCTCGGCGCGCCTGACGGCAAGACCGGCAAGCGCAAGGCGCTTTACGAGCCGGTGCACGGCTCGGCCCCTGACATCGCCGGCAAGGGCATTGCCAATCCGATCGCCATGATCGCCTCCTTCGCCATGTGCCTGCGTTACTCCTTCAATCTGGTGAAGGAAGCCGACGATCTGGAAAAGGCGATCGCCAACGTGCTCGACAAGGGCATCCGCACCGGCGACATCATGGCCGATGGCGCAAGGCAGGTCGGCACCATCGAGATGGGCGATGCGATCCTCGCCGAGTTCAAGACGCTTTCCGCCTGATATTTCACGTGAAACAGTTCCGGCCCTTCGCATCATGCTTGCGGGGGCTTTTTCCTCCTGAACGCGAGCCGCATCGGCTTGGTCGAATTATCCCAAACGGACTATTCTCGGCCACAATCTCGTGTATTTTTGCGCCGGATTTTAACGAGCGCATAACCTCGACATTGGAAACGATTTTCCAATGGACTACGCGCCAATTCAAAATAATAGAGCGTCCTTAGCGCGTCGTGGCACTTTAGGGCAAATTTGAACGGACGACGGAATGCGGGCATTTTGGGCTTCCTTGGACAGGCGCTGGCGCCGGAGCAGCGCTGGCATACCGCCTTTGCGTTGGCAGGCCTGCCTCTTCATCACGCTGAATGCCGTGATTCTCTCCATGCTGCTCTTCGATGCACCGATCGGCGCCAGCGAGGCTCCTGCACCGGTGAAGCACCTCGGCGAAATGCTGACCGGCTTCGGCGATTCCGCCTGGCTGATCTATACCAGCATCCTGCTGTTCTTTCAGGGCCGGGCCGGCTACAAGCTTGTGAAGACGGCGCGCTCCAAGGCGCAAGCGCTTTATGTCAGCTGGATCGGCGCTTATCTCTTCATCACGGTTGTCTTCTCCGGGCTGCTCGCCAATCTGCTAAAGCGGGCGATCGGCAGGGCGCGTCCCGATCATTTTCATGACTACGGCATGTTTTCCTTCACGCCCTTTTCAGGCCATGCCGCTTTCGAAAGTTTTCCGTCCGGCCATTCCACCACGGTCGGCGCCTTCTTTGCTGCCTTCGCGCTGCTGTTTCCGCGCTATCGCGTTGCCTTCATCGCTTGCGCCATCTGGCTCGGCATGACGCGTGTCATGGTCGGCGCCCATTATCCGAGCGACGTCATCGCCGGCCTTGCCTTCGGTGCCTGGTTCTCGCTGCTGACGGCGATCGTCTTTGCGCGCTGCGGCTTGCTCTTCAAGCTGGCGCCGGATGGCTGGCCACTCTCGAAGCGCCTGTTTCGCACTGCATAATTCCTTCAATCGGAATCGATTTAAGGATAAAATTATGCAGCAATTCAATATGTTACAGCGTCCTTTGCGCGTCCGAAAAGACGCGCGGCGCTGTAATATGGAAAAGCCCGGCGCCTTGTGAGCGCCGGGCCTTTTTCTCAAGCGCGGATTGGTCTCAATCCGCCGCTCAATCCATGGCGTGGATATCCCTGTTCTTCGTTTCCGGCAGGAAGATCAGGCCGATCACCAGCGTGATCGACGCAAAGACGATCGGGTACCAGAGACCGTAATAGATATCACCCGCGGCAGCGCTCATCGCGAAGGCTGTCGCCGGCAGCAGGCCGCCGAACCAGCCGTTGCCGATGTGATAGGGCAGCGACATGCCGGTATAGCGGATGCGGGTCGGGAAGAGCTCGACCAGCAGTGCCGCAATCGGGCCGTAGACCATCGTCACATAGAGGACGAGGACGAACAGCACCGCGATCGTGCCGATCCAGTTGACACGGGCGGGATCAGCAACCATGGCGAAGGCGCCGCCATTGGCGACGTTGTAGACCGCCATGTCGGTGACGCCATTGGCCTCATCCGCGGTCAGCAGCTTGGTCTCGACCAGCTTGGCCGCCGGTACGGTTTCCTTCTCGCCGGCGCGCACGGCTTCGGCGTTGAGCGACAGTTCCGGATTGGCTGCAATGAAGGCATCAAGCTTGGAATCCGGCACCTTGATGGCGCCGCGGTTCAGCGGGTAGCCGGCATCATGGAGCGCGATGTTGACGCTCTTTTCGAAGGCGGCGGTCATGCCCTTGGCCTTGTCGCCGGCAGCGACGACGTCGAAGCTTGGGATCGTCGCGTTGCCGACCTTGACCGTTGCCGGCTGTCCGGCGGTACCGGGCACGACGTCGTAAGGCACCGAGTTCCTGGTCAGGAACGCCGTCGCCACGTCGCAGGAACTGGTGAACTTCGCCGTGCCGGTCGGGTTGAACTGGAACCTGCAGTCGGCCGGATCGGACGTCACCGTTGCCCGAATCGAAGCCTGCGCTTCGGCAAGCGCCGGGTTCGCCGTCCAGGTCATCGCCTTGAAAAGCGGATTGTAGGTCAACGCCGCAATGAGAAGGCCTGCCATGATGATAGGCTTGCGACCGATCTTGTCGGAGAGGCCGCCGAAGATGACGAAGAACGGCGTGCCGAGGAGAAGAGCGATGGCGACCATCACATTGGCCGAGAACAGGTCCACCTTCAGCACGTTCTGCAGGAAGAACAGCGCATAGAACTGGCCGCCGTACCAGACGACCGCCTGGCCCATGGTGGCGCCGAGCAGCGCGATGAT
This Rhizobium brockwellii DNA region includes the following protein-coding sequences:
- the leuB gene encoding 3-isopropylmalate dehydrogenase; translation: MTARNLFLLPGDGIGPEAMGEVRKIIAYMNEAMNAGFVTDEGLVGGCAYDAHGAAISEADMQKAIAADAVLFGAVGGPKWDSVPYEVRPEAGLLRLRKDLQLFANLRPAICYPALAAASSLKPELVEGLDILIIRELTGGVYFGEPKEIIDLGNGQKRGIDTQVYDTYEIERIAGVAFEMARTRQNRVCSMEKRNVMKSGVLWNQVVTETHKAKYSDVQLEHMLADAGGMQLVRQPKQFDVIVTDNLFGDMLSDVAAMLTGSLGMLPSASLGAPDGKTGKRKALYEPVHGSAPDIAGKGIANPIAMIASFAMCLRYSFNLVKEADDLEKAIANVLDKGIRTGDIMADGARQVGTIEMGDAILAEFKTLSA
- the lpxE gene encoding lipid A 1-phosphatase LpxE, with amino-acid sequence MRAFWASLDRRWRRSSAGIPPLRWQACLFITLNAVILSMLLFDAPIGASEAPAPVKHLGEMLTGFGDSAWLIYTSILLFFQGRAGYKLVKTARSKAQALYVSWIGAYLFITVVFSGLLANLLKRAIGRARPDHFHDYGMFSFTPFSGHAAFESFPSGHSTTVGAFFAAFALLFPRYRVAFIACAIWLGMTRVMVGAHYPSDVIAGLAFGAWFSLLTAIVFARCGLLFKLAPDGWPLSKRLFRTA
- a CDS encoding MFS transporter, whose amino-acid sequence is MANVASIDGAKAAPMTGEEKKVIFASSLGTVFEWYDFYLYGSLATYIGATYFTQYPEATRNIFTLLAFAAGFLVRPFGALVFGRLGDLVGRKYTFLVTILIMGLSTFLVGVLPGAATIGIAAPIILIGLRLLQGLALGGEYGGAATYVAEHAPNGRRGYFTSWIQTTATLGLFLSLIVIVFVQYLMGAAQFAAWGWRIPFLVSVILLGVSVWIRLKMNESPAFQRMKAEGKGSKAPLTEAFGTWKNAKIAIIALLGATMGQAVVWYGGQFYALFFLQNVLKVDLFSANVMVAIALLLGTPFFVIFGGLSDKIGRKPIIMAGLLIAALTYNPLFKAMTWTANPALAEAQASIRATVTSDPADCRFQFNPTGTAKFTSSCDVATAFLTRNSVPYDVVPGTAGQPATVKVGNATIPSFDVVAAGDKAKGMTAAFEKSVNIALHDAGYPLNRGAIKVPDSKLDAFIAANPELSLNAEAVRAGEKETVPAAKLVETKLLTADEANGVTDMAVYNVANGGAFAMVADPARVNWIGTIAVLFVLVLYVTMVYGPIAALLVELFPTRIRYTGMSLPYHIGNGWFGGLLPATAFAMSAAAGDIYYGLWYPIVFASITLVIGLIFLPETKNRDIHAMD